One segment of Corynebacterium caspium DSM 44850 DNA contains the following:
- a CDS encoding adenylate kinase yields MRLVLLGPPGAGKGTQAALLSEKLNIPHISTGDLFRANIGEETPLGLEAKSYMDAGKLVPTELTARMVADRLAQEDAANGFLLDGFPRTVEQAEILEKMLSEKGQHLNAVVNFSVDEDTVVERMLARGRADDNEDTIRTRMQVYRNETAPLIEHYGAELVTINAVGDIEEINAATLKALQAS; encoded by the coding sequence ATGAGACTAGTGCTCCTTGGGCCTCCCGGTGCAGGAAAAGGCACCCAAGCCGCCTTGCTTTCTGAAAAGCTAAATATTCCCCATATTTCTACCGGTGACCTCTTCCGGGCCAATATTGGCGAAGAAACCCCGCTGGGACTAGAGGCCAAAAGCTATATGGATGCCGGCAAGCTAGTACCTACCGAGCTCACCGCCCGGATGGTTGCTGATCGGCTCGCACAAGAAGACGCTGCTAATGGCTTCTTGCTAGATGGCTTTCCGCGCACCGTCGAACAGGCCGAAATTTTGGAAAAGATGCTTTCCGAAAAGGGCCAGCACCTCAATGCTGTTGTGAACTTCTCAGTTGATGAAGACACCGTAGTGGAGCGCATGTTGGCACGCGGTCGCGCAGACGATAATGAAGATACTATTCGGACTCGTATGCAGGTTTATCGCAATGAAACCGCACCGCTAATTGAGCATTATGGTGCCGAACTTGTCACTATTAATGCAGTTGGGGACATCGAAGAAATTAACGCCGCCACCCTAAAGGCACTGCAGGCTTCATAA